GCGACCCACACTTGGCCTGGACGCTCGACATGAAAGTCTTGGTTTAAGAGATTCGGATAAACAGGTAAGGTGTGTTTAGAGTTCGTTGTGGCTTTGTACTTTTTCATTGTCTTAGAGCGAATATGATGGTCTTTCATGATACGTGTGACTGTTTTTTGAGACACGTTTAGTCCTTCATTGTGTAACACCTTTGTGATTTTAGGGCTGCCGTAAGTTTGACGTGACTCTAAATGAACTCTTTTGATATGCGCTGTTACCTTTTCTCGTCGTTCACTTTGCTCACTCTTAGGTCTCTTCAACCAAGCATAATACCCACTTTTAGAAACACCTAATACTTGGCACATCTTCGCTACACGGTGGTTGTGTCGGTGCTGTCTAATAAAGTGATAGATTAATTCTGGTCTTTTGCGAAGATGCCCATAGCCTTTTTTAAGATGGCGTTTTCCTCTTCCAAGTCACGAATTCGCTTTTGAGCGTCTCTTTCTGCCTTATCTTCAGGGCTTAAATTCCCACTGCCTACAAAGGCAGATGCTTTATTTTGATCGTATTTCTTTACCCAGTTATGCAGCGTCTGTTCTGCCAGACCCAGCTCACGAGCCACTTCTGCAATACGTTTGCCACCCTTAACCATCTGAACGGCTTGTAATTTGAAATCTTTGTCATATGATTTTCTCATTGTTGGACACTCCCGTTAAATTGTTAGTCATTATTATACGTGATTTTCTCCCAATTTACCGTGTCCGTTATTTAGACTAACATCACTTAGATATTTTATTGATAGGATATATATCTTAGATGAAGAGAACAATAAAAGGTCTAAATTAACAATTAATTTGACTTTTCGAAAGGAAGAGTTGGTACTCCTAGACAAAGTAAAACGAAATATAAAAAACTATAGAAATGATTCAAAATTGAGAAATGAAGAAGAGTTACTAGATAGTATACAAAGTATTCTGGAAGATTATAAGAAATGTGTGTATGAAGAAGAGTACGCTCCACCGGTACCATCTACATAATGTACGATAACTTAAAAATAACGATTTAGCTTATAAACATTGAATTATCAATGTTTATGAGCTTTTTATTTTTTGGGGAGAATGCGATAGAAAACATTAAGAAATAAATTTATTTTAGAGAAGTTATAAACACTATTTGCTCAAATGTGCTGACTGTTCAGAGCTCTTCTTTCTAAAGAACTTTTTAATGACGTGGGGGTATTGTCTTAAGGTAGTATTATCAAGATCATCATGATCTAATTGATACTTACAAAGTGAATCAGGCTTTTTTATACATAGTTAAACTTGGGTGAGTGTCGTAAACCATGAATGGGATATACACCTGACTCCGATATATTTATCATATAAGTCTAATTTTTAGCTCCTATTACCTCCTCTTTGACTTGATTTTCTCGGCGGCAAATAATAATTGACTAATCGTAACTATTAAGCATAACGTTAAAAAAATTATGTTCACAATTATATCTACGAATTCACCTCTAATAATATGGAAGATTCTACTAGATAATGCAACTACAGAAAGCCCTAAAACAGCTAGAATTAAAAGTTGTGGGTAAACTTTGATTGCTTGAGGTAAGATTAAGCCGATGGCTCCAATAATCTCAATGATTCCTATTACAAAGACGAGTTCACTTGGTATATCGTTTACCCATTGCCATGAAGCTTGAGCAGCTTCAATGAAATACTTTTAGCCACCCTGGATATATAAAGCCAATTCCTAACAAATTTTGAATGATCCATAGAAAGATATCATTTTAAATTAACATCTCCTTTTCACTTTTGCGGAAAGGAAGCGTGCTGCAACCTTATCCTTTTCTTGTGCAATTTCTATTACAAGTGCATTATATAATTATAAAGAGTGGATGAAAATTAGGTACTTTAATTAAACATAGTATATAAAAAGTAACCATAGATTTGTAAAAGGAAAGGATAGATAATAAATGAAGACGTACTGTAAGTTTGAATCAGCCTTGGAAATATTTATAGGGAAGTGGAAGCTAGTTATTTTACTTCGACTTTTTTCAGAAGGCACAATGCGTTTTGGCGAACTACAAAAAGCAATTCCAAATATCACAAAAAAATGCTTGC
The genomic region above belongs to Bacillus sp. A301a_S52 and contains:
- a CDS encoding DoxX family protein codes for the protein MEAAQASWQWVNDIPSELVFVIGIIEIIGAIGLILPQAIKVYPQLLILAVLGLSVVALSSRIFHIIRGEFVDIIVNIIFLTLCLIVTISQLLFAAEKIKSKRR